The Cottoperca gobio chromosome 5, fCotGob3.1, whole genome shotgun sequence region GCCCTAGTATTTTTTTTTGACATCTACATACCTCTCGCCTTGTTTCAGAGAACCCAGGCCATGTGCAGTTTCAGTCTGTCATTAACATCGGCTTCTCTGCAGGACATGCCTTTGACCACCTCATGACGGCAGAGCTGAGGCAAGGACTGACCTGCCATCCTAGAAAACATTTCAGTTggacagactttttttttttatgtccagAGGTAATTTGTAATGTGCTCACGCAGAATACTGTACAGACGTACTATAAATGTAATAAGCCCTCTACCCTAAATCTGTTTACTGTATTTTTCCAAAACCATTAGGTTAGACTAGCTTTCAGCTAGTGCACCTTTTAACCACATTCTTTTTTCATACCATTAGtattacaaaatgtgaaaacaatcttggaaaataaaagatttcAATGATAAAAATGAGTTTTATTTCATGTACTATACAAATGATGACATATTTACATCAATacttttcaaatgtgtataaaatTCTTGAATGAAGTATGAATAGTTTGGACATGTTCTTCAATTTCTGGAGAGGTTGTTTAGTGGTCTGCATATAAAGTCATAAGACACCCAACATGAAAGAGGCAGTTTATTTATGGTAGTTATAATTAATGGGTGGGAAGGATTCAAATGGCACCATGTCAATGCACTGAACTAATTCATAGTTGTAAAAATGCCACTCAGAATAAAGGAATTATTAAGAGTTGTTTGTGATGGAAATGCTGCACTTAGCACAGAACACTTGTTTAAAGGACTTGATAAATATGTGCAATTAAGTAAAACTCACAACTTTTCCACAGGAAGTATTTAATTGAGGTAACGACATGAGGCTTGGCTAGTGCTAACTGAGGGGAATGGGTTTGAAAAAGTTTAACTGGGACTAATACAATTACAGCTGAGATAACTAATTCCTAGTATGCAAATAAAGTTAGTATTAAGCtgcatgtaaacaaacctacttaAGCCACCATTACTTTGACAACTGCTTCAGTTGTACATGGTATTTCATTACTGATGACGGGTTGATGCAAACATGTATATTAAGGTTAAAGCAATCTCAAGGGCACAGAGTTTCTGGACAAAATGTGTGCACTCTAAGCAGTTATAAGATGCACTTGGCATAAAATGTGAGCACAGGTCCAAATGTTGGGAGGATGCCAGAACTCAAGCACACGGCTAATAAGTGAAAAGGCCTTACGTAGTTCCTGAGATATTGCTGATCCTGCTCGGACAGGGCGGGCTTGGCTGCTCGAAAGTTCCTGAAACCAATTGTTCAGCCTATTCCTCTGCCTGTTTACGCACAGGGTTAAATTTTCCTGTGGGGTCAGGGATGAACCACTTGTCCCACATGTCAGAAAAGGAGGATGTTCTCCCCCAGGGCTTGTAGTGTCCATTCCAGTGGAGGAGTTTAGCAGCTTTCACAAACTGTGAAGAGTAGCGGTTTCCAGCACCTGTAGtgcctgaaaaacaaaatagtttGGTAATATAATGTTAATACTGTCTATTGCATTTTgtgtcaaacatttaaataattctaAACTTGCATCCTTTACAAAGAACAGAGCAGCAATTAGAATTAAACTGAATAGATGCTTTTACAACAGAAAATAATGCCTCAAAAGGAATAGTTCAGCATGTTGGTTCAGCTAATGACACAAGTGACTGAAGTCCAAATTAGGTAGCGCCCtcttctgtttaaaaaaaagagggcaGGGCGTCCCACAGcagccactggttcgagtccgacctgtggtgtttgctgtatgtcgttccccttctctctctctctctccctctctccctttcacaatctgcactatcataaaaggcatgaaaagcccaaaaatataacaaaaaaaagagggcaCATATTTGTATAATGAATTGGCCCTCGCTTGTGAAGTATTGTTACATTGCTAGTGGATACTATGACATGTGGAAgtgtcacacaaacctcctagggcaggggtcgggaacctatggctcgcgagccatatatggctctttcgataacgcgatatggctcgcagacaattttgagctgacattttttaacttaacaagtaataaacaattatactgtgtcattttaaagtaaaacatttagcagcagatttgtttttagttctcccctctcctttcctccgctgtgtgtgtgtgtgtgcgtgtgtgtgtgtgtgtgtgtgtgagtgtgtgtgtgtgtgtgtgtgtgtgtgtagggggcggagccccgcccgtcgcgagactgcgcaaaacaagcagtagaccggggggggggggggtcaaactcattcacagagggccaacattaaaaactgggactacgtcgagggccaaacacggtccacatttattgaacagggtacacataaagtgaagctgcaggtttaacagtgagatgcttcgttatgtcgcacaaacagtccagctcacatcgtcccagagatctgtggtgtctttctctttgctttccaaaaactttcatttcattcacatatttagattattcctcaaatgtattttcccgtagttgtgccatgcattgatttaattaccaaaactggcgggccagttatgacagacatatgacattttctcgctggtcggatataattgccttgagtttgacacccgtgcagtaaacactgaaacgtgcacataaatgagataaataacgtaagcgtttagtttatttaataaaagagctcctgttcaatgcaacattgataccgctattagtactcggagacgtgttattcttaaaaaatgcacgcataaagttgcattcaaatttatatggctctcaaggaaatacataaaaaaaatatttggcttttatggctctcccagccaaaaaggttcccgacccctgtcctagGGAAACAATAATTGGGGTTGTCCGTATGTAAAATCAGTTTCATCTCCAGCCAACGAACGGGTCATTGAGAAAAACTCTTAATGTGTTCCAGTTTCCCATCAGTAACTAACCAAAACTTACCAAGGTGCCTGACGTGCCACATCGGGTCGATCATGGAGTGACGTTTGTAGAAAACAATGAGGAGTGGGGGGGTGGTGATACTTTCTGCCAGTGTCTTACTGTACAGATCCTCCCTGAGGAAACCAACAAAGTCAGCTTAACACGAACAGAAAGAGTCCACTAGCCTCACATTCGGCTATTTTTTTCACCCGTGTGAGAAACGTACTGTGTGTTAAGTTCCATCCAGTCCTCCAGCTGCCGGGTGATGTTCTGGTTCCTCCACTCAGTCAGGTTGGCGACGATGACCCCGGGGTTAAAGGAACATGTGTTGGCCCTCATCCCCAGCTTCTTAATAGCTTCCTTCCTGAAGTCCAGGAAACCTATATAGTTATTCTATTGGAGATGATTTGTTATTTAATCAAATGTCGCCGTATTGACATAGAAACATTCCACATGATGATACTCGTACACTTAACTTAGTGGGAAAACTCACGGAAGAGACGGCCCACCTGATTTCCAGCCCCTCGAATGAAGCCCTTAGCAGATGCTGAATCACAGTCGTCAGAAAAGGCAGCTGCATGTCCTGGTTTGAGGTTGGTTTCATAAAGCTCCTGAATGTCCCCTAAAATCCaacataaaacagacaaaagccaTTCATTACTTCCCTTCCAGAGCACCTGCTGTCTTACTGTTATAACATGTATAGTTTTGAGCGTTAATGagtgcattaaataaacacattttctgaatgACAAGTGGCtgtaaaaatgtcttcattaaGTTTATGGTCAAGATAATTCTCTTCCTTTATGGTGGCGTCTTACCTTGTACAATGATATCGTCATCCAAATAGATAGCTTTCTCTGCCTCTGGTATGTATGCAGGTAAATAAAACCTGGCAAAAGTCAACTGAAGAATAGACCATTAAAACCAAGTTTGCAACAGACACATATTTGTTAACAGGAACATGAATATTTATTCTGgcacacacagtgacaaaaCTGCATATTATTCAGCTGCCTCACCGGTTTGGCAGCTTCCAGGATCTGAGGATCTTTAGATATCTTCCCATTGAGGAGCTCAGGCTTGAAAATAACAATcttatatttgacatttttaagtcGTGTCTTACTAAGCCACATACTGTTGGTAAAACAAGGAGAAAGGTTATGTTAGACAATTGTCTCTTAGCTTACCTAAACACAAAGAGATCTGCATTAATCTTCCCAAGACAATATAATGGTATGCATAATGTAGCAAGATAAACATGCTCTTTTGACTTACTTTAGATAATCCACCGTGTCATTCAGAGTCACTATGGTGAACACGACATTGGCTTTACTGTTCTGGTAGACACTGTTCATGGCAGCAACCACAGCCCCGAGTCTTtcctcagcagcagtgatgaggACAGggatctcctctcctttcctcaccAACTCTAAACTGAGCTCCGGCGACAACTCAGTTTCGAAGGGAAGAATCATCCCTGCATCTGGATAAAACAGATCGATTTAAGATTTTACAAATTACTTCCATGGTTTTATTTCAATGCACTGATTTTGTCTGATGAGATGttcacagcaacaacaacaacaacaacaacttgatATTCTGAGGAAAAGATACAAAGCAGCTGACACACAGCACATTTCGCCAGCACCAAGATAAACATACCTGGGTTTTCCTTGTGTAAAATGTCACTGAGGTTGAGGAGATTTCGTTGAACTATGATCAGGAAGGCCACAGCAAGCAGCAAAAGGATGACCACGTTtactgagagaagaagagttgATTTTAATGATAGCTGTGGTAAACAGTGTCAATATAGGAAAGCCACAACTCTGTTGGGGAGTAGTGATACATGTAGCATAAATGGCAGCCGGTTTGCTTCAGTATTAATCtaacagtttcttcttcttccattctCACTGCACTACCAGACTGACTCACCTTTCCTCATCGTCATGACAACAGCTTCATCCGTTCCCTCAGCACGcctgataaaaaatatattttaaaaagttttttttaaatctcagagTTGATCTGAGTGCAGCCCCAAGATGTACAAGGACTGAGGTGAACCCAGATTGCTGCTGCACCGCTGCGTGGCGACCGTACAAACACACAACGTGACCGACAGCAAACTAGTGGCTTTAAACGGTGTCTTCATACGCttaaacttaaaatatataaagcgCAGGTGAAGTTAGCTCTTAAAAGAAATCAGTGAGGACAGAAAAAGTCATTAACGCTGAAGCCAAACTGCCAACTCAACATTGACAAGTTTATCCGCCAGCACAAATGCACGTAGTAATAGATGCCCATGCGTTTGCctgattgtaaaaaaaaaacatgagctTGCTGTTTCCAGTAAATGcaaatataatgatatatatattaatatataatgacTTGATATACAAGGTAAGAAGTATATGCTTTAAAAAGTATAGCTTGAAGTCGATAGACATATTGACGGTCATTCATTTAGGCAGGCGACGCTTTTCACTAACACCAAACCAAATTTGTCAGCAACGTGCCACGCTTTACCCAATCCTTATTGTTTAGAGATCTGTGAACCTGCGCAGCTAACACAAAGTATAGCACTCAGGAGTACCCGGATGGGTCCTTCACAACACGACGTATCTTTTTGAAACCGGAAGTCAAACTGGCTTTGGTGTGATTTGCACCAAATTCTCTTCGTGTATGCTTGTTTACTCAAAGTTGAAAGATGCTTTCTATGTTCAAGTCCATTCCCTCGCACATGGTAAGAGATGATTAGCTTATTTGGTGTGGAGCTGCATAGTTCTACTAGCTATATATTCATGCGTTTCTTTTCTATCAAGCTAACGGTAACGATCATTCCTCAGCAGGGTAACAGCTGCTATCTTACGTTGTAATATCATTCAAGCTATAAGTTAACCAACATCCAATGTTTAATGAACCATTCTAGCTTTGACCAGAGTGACATATCAATCGCGAATGAACCTTTTGTTAGTTTTTGGCTGATATTTTGGCACATCTTTGACTGTATTAACAGTTGTTTAGTGCCATTAGCTTGTTGTAGCATTCCCATCATTGTAATTGCTACCTAAGGTTAGTGAAACGTTAAACAAAACTATTAAGCGACACCCAAGTTTCACCAGCTGTTTATTTTTGAACAGATGGACCCAGTATCTTCCTAACCTCAATCTGTACTGATTTTGTGCAATTATCATTGTTTATGGTCAGAAGATATTGCACACCAGTCTGTACTGCACATTTGAAGTCAAACGACAGAAAAGCAAGTTTACAAAGACTTCAAGTATCTTATGATACTTTGAGAATAATACTTAGGAGATTTACAAGATGCAGTGCAAGTGAAATGTGTGTGGCTGCACGAGTCTATATTTTACAAACTGTTCTAAGAAAtctctataaatatatgtgcCCGCTTAATGAATTAATGTTGGGCTTATTAAACATAAAGTTAACAATTCCATCTGTGGAAACATTGGTATATTTTCTCTGATGTATATTCTTACTAAACCATGTTTTATaaattgtcatttattttatgtaccCTAAAGTCTTATCTTTTATCTGGACCCTGTGTCTGTAATAAAGGTTTTGGTTGAGTGATTGTTTCCTAAATTATGTTTTCCCATCCATTGTGTTACAGGATTATAAAGGCCAGAAACTGGCTGAACAAATTTTCCAAGGAATAATACTCATCTCAGCGGTAACTATTCATGACACGTACCAGCTTCCCACTAGAATGCCATTAAGTTTTTACCTGTTGTTAGTTTCACTGACATCATTTGTATCGTCCTTCCAGGTGATTGGATTTGTGTATGGTCTGATCATTGAACAGTTTGGGTGGACAGTGTACATCATCTTGGCTGGTTTTGCAGTGTCCTGTGTggtaagttgttgttttttggtacTATTTGTGGGGAAGGAAGGATATATAGATACAATGTAATGTGCACTCAAGATAATAACATTTCTGCCATTCTACATGATTCAGATAACACGATACGACATAGATTAAGACAATTGGACACAATTCTTACACATTGTTGGCCTTCTTGGGGTTTTATACCATGTAAATACTTCTTCTGGGAAGGGGATAAACAACCGCcaatattatataattcttatataaatcttcttcttttttttttatccctgaCTGTAGTTGACGCTGCCTCCATGGCCTATGTACAGAAAGAGTCCTTTGCCTTGGCAGCCGGTTGAACCTGAGACCTGCGCAGAGCCCAGCCCAAAGCCTCAGGAAAGcctcaagaagaagaagcacaaataACTTAGAACTTTTGCTGCCCGGCTGTTAATACATCCTTTATATCGGAAACTATTTTGAATTTTGTCTCTCAGTtcacatttaaagcatttggGAAGAAAACATTGTTACAGTGTTTGTCAGTCAATGAAATACTGTCTAAATAATAAACACCTGATACTCTGTTTTATAAATTGgatgtttcatttgtatttacaatAGTTTTCCCCCCTGCAGGACTTATTGAGTGTTATTGTGTATAAAGATGCATTTTTTTATTCAgcacatttccttttctttttttggttgtcaatgacacatttgttttgaaaaacagacaatttatgtaaacaaaaacaaacattttaggaTTTATTAGAAAAGATTAAATGTTAATATCTACAATGcatctacattacattatttagtGTTTAAGAAATACAGCAGCAAGTGAGATCTAGTGTCTTCAAAGATATAGCATAGGAAAACAATTATTGAAATTCTAGCTTgcattataaataaacaaataagcaTCTACTACAGAAAGTAAAGACAAGGAGTGCTTTAACACGACTCAATCTTTGCATAGACATCCTGAAAACTACAGGAATAATTATGAATTGTGTGTTCAAACAAtaagaagataaaaaaagaacttTACACAGTAATTTACATAAGATTGCTCGCACCAGAGCAGCTGCATTGTGGCATTTCCATGACAAAACCTGCGAGCGTCAACAATGATTTCGCATgcaagcagagagaaagaagtgaCAACGCCACACAAGCTTGTGTTGGTATTTTGGCAGGAAACAAATTCATATTCGTGAACAATATGGACCGGTTGTAAATGCATACAAGTTTCTACATGAACGCCGAAGCATTTCTCCCAAAGACAAAGTTTCCTGTTAGAGAACTGTCAAGTGGTGTCAtggtaatgcacatgtgtattCTCCCTTAGAAACAGTATCTTCTCTAAACCTTGATGGCAATATCCTCAAAGAATTTCAGCTGCCTCACCATCACAGCATAAGCGTGGTACTTCTCATCTCCCATCTGGTCACGAAGGCACAGCTGCAGTGAGAAAAAGATGCCAACGGTTCATTTTGGAAACAAAGGACCGCTGCATTAACAGCTTGAGTTCTAAACAGACGTCGCAGACAAATTGATTTACACTGCGCATGGTCAAATTAATCTACTCACATATGTGATATGGACACTATCATTTGATCTTAACGTTAACTTATCATTTTGAACTAAAAAGCCAGTCTAACCTATTTAACTTTTTTACATTGATTTCTAGACGTCACAACTCTTATAACAAAGATGCAATGACCTATATGCATCATAAAGCTGTTTTTATTAGCCGTTTCTGTATGTAACTTGGACATTCTTACATCTTTATGACTTGTTCCCCATCCTGGTATCCAAGTGCACAATGTATTTCACTTAAGGAAACCATAAAATGAGCATTTGCGaaaaaaacattctgcacaaatgaacaaacacattgtCCCAGAACCTATTTAGCTGCTACGCCTGAACATTTTCAGTTAAACCTCGGGTACAGTACATATGATTTGGTGTGATGCGTTTTCCTTCTTTAAAAGCATACTTCTCGTTTGGTGTCATCCTCCACCTCCATGATTTCCAGGACTCTGTCCAGCAGCTTGAGCCCCAGGCCCTTCACCGCATCTGTTCTCAGCTGCTCGATAGCTCTTCTTATCTTTGCTGGACCGGACGTGGAGCCTTTCGGAGAGAGAAGCAGATTAAATACGAGGAAGCTCCAGAACGACGGACTGATGACAGATAGAGTTTGATCAAAGTGTCTAACCGATTGGTATTTCACCGAGTGACAAGTTCTCAGAATCCTCTCGAGCCTTCCCATGAAGCACCAGGGTGTCTCTGTACTTCCTGTtcagtttaaattctggcaacGCAGTCGAGCCAAATCTGCCTTTGTCCATCTCACTCACACCGTCTCCAATATCCATTCTTAAAGTTTGGGTCATCATGTGGACTAAATCCTGCATGTCGCTGGACTCAGTCTTTCTGCAGATGACACATAACCAACAGATTATACAGCAAATGTACAGGCAATTTGAAACCTCAAATGTTAACATAGACTTTCCTgagaaaataatatgaatagCAAAGCAGAACAGTGACTACATTCAAGTGGAGGTGCATGCTCTCACCTTTCCCTGCAGTCTCCCTCCGAACGTTCTGTGGAACTTGTGGATGAGCTGCACTCGTCTTCATCTGACCTTCGCTCCGGCAACTTATCCTGTTGTAATGAAACACTGTTGTGACAAACGTTTCCACACACACTTCCGTTTTCAATTCACTGTAAAACTATCAGGTTATATTCACACGGCACATCAAGCCTTTTTTTTCGTCATACCActagacatttaaaaagtgcttttcctttttaatgtttgCATGAAATTCAATTGGATGTCACAGTAATGTTGGGTCAGTACCTTACAGTTGGTCTCAGTCATAGATTCTGAAACAGATCTGTTATATGGAGCGTTGTAGTGCTCGTCATTGGTGGAAGTGACATCATAAGATGCCCTTCTTCCAACACTAACACCTGTGGAAAGAGCAGGAAAGTAATGAACTACCaactattcttttttttgttttcatagaGCTGTAATAATATAGAGaatatttcacttaaaatgTGGACAGGTTAAGTTTCCCAGTGGGTTTAAGTGTATATTAAGTGCAAATGTGAGCATGTACACTTTACTTAGGGTAATTGTTttgtacgttttttttttttattcctttattcAAGCTTCCTGTAACTTTAGTTTTACTATTTTTTTTGTAGGTCCAACTATTAATTTTGTGTTTCAGTTACAGGAGAAGATAATAAGTACCTGGTTGGCTGGACCCATCCTGGGACTGCCTcagtcttcttctctccctggcAGATAGAAGACGATCCTGAAAATAAAATTGACCCacattttctgtgattaataAACTGCATCTGCTGATTTCAGAAAGAATATACCAATACATCAAAGTCATTAGACACGAGCactggaaagaaagagaagcaatgtttttaatattgttttgtacGCTATtcaactttcaaaataagagtgtACAAACTATGACCTAAAATGCTTTACACTTACTAACAACACAATTCAcacaatttttctttttaagattgCTTTAAGAAATGTTGATAAGGCTTATCATTTGACCTAcacatgaaatgtgttttatgcagAACGGATAAccagaaatataaatgtctgtATACAGTGCACAAGTGGAGGAGCACTCTCACCTGTGGCAGTGGTAAGAATCCGTCCTTAGAGGAGCTAACTGATGTGGAGGTTGCAGCTTCACTGGCTCTCTTGCCCTCtgtgctcctcctgctcctcttcctcccctccacGGCTTTGCTCTCAACAGGAGGTGGAGGTAAAGGTCTAGGAGCTGCCACCTTGgaagaagataaataaaaatgtagttaAATTAAGGTTAGAAAACCTCACTGAATgtccaaagtgcttcacagcaaaaacataacaacttagtacaagattagacagaataagagcatttacagtacaataatcacagtgttgatgtaaatgagtgggaagtagcagaattaaaatagtataaaataaaattggaAGTCATGCCTAGtctccgtatctgtgccgtacttaacgaccctcctgccgggaaaccacattcatcacaccattcttataaatgttttaaactgtcagagccatattttgaaagcatgagatcaacaatgggcccctgtggcccttcaactgctttactccctttgctccccattcttggtagtcttcGTACTtttttacgtttacagcgtcaacctctttattgacctatTAACGTTTAAAAGATGACATGTCAAACAATCATATCTTGACTTGAACTCAGGATAAATTGTGAGTGTCCATTCACAAATGCGATATGATAGTCAGTTTGAGAAACACAGCAGAATTAACAGTAGTTGAGCAAAAAGCAGAAAGATCTTCTGGGGGAAAaacttttttctctcctgtttctTATGTTGCACTAGTCTTAAGGAATCCTGTAACTGAACTGCTTTAAGattcttttctttaattattcacAGCTCAACAATCTTTGCACTTCAGCACCTACCCTCTTTACCTTGTCCTGATCTCCATGTGTCCGTCTTATGTCCCtccctctgtgctgctgtgatAAAGATGGTTCTGATGAGAAGTACATGGGAGCTTGGCATGGAGCGGCTCGGACCCGGCCTACTGGCTGGTAAGGGAGATTCCTCCCGAACAGGCTCCTAAACCGACACAATTACACTTTTTTC contains the following coding sequences:
- the glt8d1 gene encoding glycosyltransferase 8 domain-containing protein 1 → MTMRKVNVVILLLLAVAFLIIVQRNLLNLSDILHKENPDAGMILPFETELSPELSLELVRKGEEIPVLITAAEERLGAVVAAMNSVYQNSKANVVFTIVTLNDTVDYLNMWLSKTRLKNVKYKIVIFKPELLNGKISKDPQILEAAKPLTFARFYLPAYIPEAEKAIYLDDDIIVQGDIQELYETNLKPGHAAAFSDDCDSASAKGFIRGAGNQNNYIGFLDFRKEAIKKLGMRANTCSFNPGVIVANLTEWRNQNITRQLEDWMELNTQEDLYSKTLAESITTPPLLIVFYKRHSMIDPMWHVRHLGTTGAGNRYSSQFVKAAKLLHWNGHYKPWGRTSSFSDMWDKWFIPDPTGKFNPVRKQAEE
- the spcs1 gene encoding signal peptidase complex subunit 1, whose protein sequence is MLSMFKSIPSHMDYKGQKLAEQIFQGIILISAVIGFVYGLIIEQFGWTVYIILAGFAVSCVLTLPPWPMYRKSPLPWQPVEPETCAEPSPKPQESLKKKKHK